In Terriglobales bacterium, the DNA window AAGAGGCGCGCCGTCCGCCGCCACCACAGCTTGTCCACGTTGAAGGAGAGCAGGTGGTTGAGCAGGTCGTAGCGGGGCGCGATGGCGGTGAACATCTCGCGCACCGCTTGCGCCGCTTCCTTAGGGTCGGTGATGCCGGCGGGGCGAGTGCCGCGCGCGGGTGAGGTTGGCTGTGTTCCGCTCACCGCTTGACTCGCGAAAGCGCGCGCACCTGCTCCAGCACCTGGCGGAGCTGCCCTTCCGGCACGCCGGAGACCACCTCCACCGCGCCCAGGGCGCGCGGCAGGACGAAGTGCACCGCCCCGCGCACCGTCTTTTTGTCGGCGTGCAAGCGCGCCAGGAGCTTCGCCGGCGACTCGGTGATCGGCGGCAGCGGCCCGTAGGCGAGCACCGCCGCCAGGATGCGGCTGGCGGTTTCCGCATCCAGGCGCGGGTTGGCGACCGCCAGCATGGCCGCCGCCACCATGCCCCAGGCCACCGCCTCGCCGTGCAAGTAGCGGCGGTAGCCGCCCTCGGCCTCGAGCGCGTGCCCGAAGGTGTGGCCGAAGTTGAGGATGCGCCGCAGCCCGCTCTCGCGCTCGTCCGCGGCCACCACCACCGCCTTCACCCGCGCCGACTCCGTGATCAACCACTCCAGCGCGCCGGGGTCGCGCCGCAGCAACCGCTCCCGCTCCTTCTCCATGAACTCGAAGATGGCGGGATTGCGGATCACGCCGCACTTCAGCGCCTCGAAGAGCCCGGCGCGGTACTCGCGCTCGGGCAAGGTGGCGAGCACGCCGGGGTCGGCCAGCACCGCGCGTGGCTGCCAGAAGCTGCCCAGCAGGTTCTTGCCCGCGGGCAGATTCACGCCGGTCTTGCCGCCGATGGCGGCGTCCACCTGCGCCAGCAGCGTGGTCGGCATCTGCACGACGGCGACCCCGCGCATGTAGATGGAAGCCAGGAAGCCGGTGACGTCGCCCACCACCCCGCCGCCCAGCGCGATCAACACCGACTGGCGGTCGGCGCCGCGCTTCACCAGTTGCGCCGCCAGGCGCTCGATTGTGGCCATGGTCTTGGCGCGCTCGCCGTCGGGCATGTCCAAAAAGACTGGCGTCAGGCCCGCCTTCTTCAGCGACGCAGCCAGCGGCTTGCCCCAGCGCCGCCGCACCGGCGGCACGGTCACCACGAAACAGCTTGCGGGCGGGCCATCCAGCGCCGCCTGGATCCACTCCCCGGCGCGCAGCAGCAGGCCTGCCTCGATCACCACGTCGTAAGGCCGGGGCTCGAGTTGGACTTTGACGATGGGCACAAGGGCTGATGATAGCAGGGGGCAGGAGGCAGCGGGCAGAACGCAGACGTCCTGCTTCCCGCATCCTGCTTCCTGCCTCCTCCCTGCGTGGTAGCATCGCGGTATGAAGTCCCTCCCGGCGGAGACCGACTACGTGGTGGTGGGCGCGGGGATCGCCGGGCTGCGCGCGGCCATCCGCCTGGCGGCCGCCGGGCGGGTGCTCGTGCTGGCCAAGACCGAGCTCACCGAGTCGGCCACGCAGTACGCCCAGGGAGGGATCGCCGCCGCCCTCTCCGACGACGACGAGGTCAGTCTCCATTTCCAGGACACGCTCAACGCCGGCGACGGCCTGTGCAACGAGGAGGCCGCCCGCATCCTCACCGAGGAGGGCCCGGAGCGCATCCAGGAGCTGATCGATTGGGGCACAGAATTCGATCGCGCCGGCGCCCACCTCACCTTCACCCGCGAAGCCGCGCACAGCCGCAACCGCATCCTGCACGCGCACGGCGACTCCACCGGGCGCGAGATCG includes these proteins:
- a CDS encoding class I SAM-dependent methyltransferase — translated: MSGTQPTSPARGTRPAGITDPKEAAQAVREMFTAIAPRYDLLNHLLSFNVDKLWWRRTARL
- the aroB gene encoding 3-dehydroquinate synthase; the encoded protein is MPIVKVQLEPRPYDVVIEAGLLLRAGEWIQAALDGPPASCFVVTVPPVRRRWGKPLAASLKKAGLTPVFLDMPDGERAKTMATIERLAAQLVKRGADRQSVLIALGGGVVGDVTGFLASIYMRGVAVVQMPTTLLAQVDAAIGGKTGVNLPAGKNLLGSFWQPRAVLADPGVLATLPEREYRAGLFEALKCGVIRNPAIFEFMEKERERLLRRDPGALEWLITESARVKAVVVAADERESGLRRILNFGHTFGHALEAEGGYRRYLHGEAVAWGMVAAAMLAVANPRLDAETASRILAAVLAYGPLPPITESPAKLLARLHADKKTVRGAVHFVLPRALGAVEVVSGVPEGQLRQVLEQVRALSRVKR